One region of Paenibacillus polymyxa M1 genomic DNA includes:
- a CDS encoding inositol monophosphatase family protein has protein sequence MNEHENEKVPYIVSGKSYTAVAINAASKAGEWIKSRLGTVEQLNTKQSSTDLVTEVDKGAEQMIRRLILTHFPDHAILGEEGVEPGAEASARALEAAREEEYLWIIDPVDGTTNFVHSLPYYSVSIALAHRGEVIVGVIYDPSRDEMFVAEKGKGAYVHGNRMQASKEETLGDSLVCIGFPPDRTYAQPLNMKITQVLTPQVRGIRALGSAALHLAYVASGRLSAYCEIGLNAWDVAAGALLVQESGGTITNTLGQPYDLSVRHVVATNTAIHSQLIQVLKEADATGL, from the coding sequence TTGAACGAACATGAAAACGAAAAGGTTCCCTATATCGTATCAGGAAAAAGCTATACGGCCGTGGCTATTAATGCGGCATCCAAAGCCGGGGAATGGATTAAGAGCAGACTGGGCACTGTTGAACAATTGAATACCAAGCAATCTTCGACCGATCTAGTAACCGAGGTAGATAAAGGTGCAGAACAGATGATTCGCAGACTTATTCTCACCCATTTTCCCGATCATGCCATTTTGGGTGAAGAAGGGGTAGAGCCGGGAGCTGAAGCTTCAGCCCGAGCATTAGAGGCTGCCCGTGAAGAGGAATATTTATGGATTATTGATCCGGTAGACGGCACTACCAATTTCGTGCACAGTCTGCCGTACTACAGTGTGTCTATTGCCTTGGCTCATCGTGGCGAAGTGATTGTCGGGGTAATTTATGATCCGTCCCGTGATGAAATGTTTGTAGCGGAAAAGGGAAAAGGCGCATACGTCCACGGAAATCGCATGCAAGCATCGAAAGAAGAAACGCTGGGAGATAGTCTGGTGTGCATCGGCTTCCCGCCGGATCGTACGTATGCACAACCGTTGAATATGAAAATTACGCAGGTTCTTACACCTCAGGTACGGGGCATTCGGGCGCTCGGCTCGGCAGCCTTGCATTTGGCTTATGTGGCGTCGGGACGTTTGTCCGCTTATTGCGAAATCGGTTTGAATGCCTGGGATGTGGCCGCGGGTGCTTTGTTGGTACAGGAATCAGGAGGCACCATTACGAACACATTAGGCCAACCTTATGACCTGAGTGTACGGCATGTTGTAGCTACGAATACAGCTATTCATTCTCAACTTATTCAAGTGCTGAAAGAAGCGGACGCAACCGGGTTATAA
- the uvsE gene encoding UV DNA damage repair endonuclease UvsE produces MIVRFGYVAMSVTVQNASPSKTMTMASFNKIGDREAAIRKLERIAAENLHNTLRLLRHNRASDIQVYRFSSKLIPLATHQDLRDWDPFEALAADFAEVGDYVKANKMRVSFHPDHFTVLSTPRPEVLQSSINDLKYHVAMLEAMGLGAEAKNNIHIGGAYGDKVTSGQRFVEQVNALDLSLRQRLTLENDDKTFNAVETLEACKITGLPMVLDIHHQWVNNEGEKPWELWPDILDTWKGELAQAGSSTDHPLPPKIHASSPKSEKDPRGHADGVLVEPLLTFLRNIAGYTDRIDVMLEAKLKDEALFGLMNELRLQEDNGVKVLDGASIEITP; encoded by the coding sequence ATGATCGTAAGGTTCGGATATGTTGCCATGTCAGTCACCGTGCAAAATGCATCCCCTTCTAAAACTATGACCATGGCCAGCTTTAACAAGATCGGAGACCGAGAAGCGGCGATCCGCAAGCTAGAACGGATTGCAGCCGAAAATCTCCATAATACATTGAGGCTACTGCGTCATAATCGTGCGAGTGATATTCAGGTCTATCGTTTCTCATCCAAGCTGATTCCGCTTGCGACCCATCAGGATCTGCGGGACTGGGACCCGTTTGAGGCGCTTGCCGCTGATTTTGCAGAGGTGGGGGACTATGTCAAGGCGAATAAGATGAGGGTATCGTTTCACCCCGATCATTTTACAGTGCTCAGCACTCCCCGTCCTGAAGTGTTGCAGAGCTCCATTAATGATCTGAAGTACCACGTGGCGATGCTGGAGGCCATGGGACTTGGTGCCGAAGCCAAGAACAACATTCATATTGGTGGTGCCTACGGAGATAAGGTGACCTCAGGTCAACGTTTTGTAGAGCAAGTGAATGCCCTGGATCTTTCATTAAGACAACGGTTAACATTGGAAAATGATGATAAAACGTTCAATGCGGTGGAAACACTGGAAGCTTGCAAAATAACGGGCTTGCCGATGGTTCTCGATATTCATCATCAATGGGTCAATAACGAGGGGGAGAAGCCGTGGGAGCTTTGGCCGGATATATTGGATACCTGGAAAGGGGAATTGGCTCAAGCCGGATCTTCTACTGATCATCCATTGCCGCCCAAAATTCATGCCTCCAGTCCTAAAAGTGAAAAAGACCCTCGTGGTCATGCAGACGGTGTTCTGGTGGAGCCGTTGCTGACCTTTCTGCGTAATATTGCTGGATATACGGATCGGATTGATGTCATGCTTGAAGCCAAACTTAAGGATGAAGCATTGTTCGGATTAATGAATGAACTGCGTCTTCAGGAAGATAACGGGGTCAAAGTGTTGGATGGGGCTTCCATAGAAATTACGCCTTAA
- a CDS encoding carbohydrate ABC transporter permease → MSLRNHQSLKANMTGYAFISPFIVGFLAFTLIPMFISLYLSFTSYNLFTPPKWIGLGNFEKMFTGDPKYWNSIRVTFTYVLVGVPLRLIFALFVAMILNTKSRMVGTYRTMYYLPSIIGGSVAVSIMWRNIFSNEGIVNSLLSALGATPVKWFGDPNASLMMLITLSVWQFGSSMLIFLAGLKNIPHEMYEASSVDGATPVRKFFSITLPLLSPIILFNLIMQTISAFMTFVPAYVISKGEGGPMDGTMLHSLYLFRQAFMFSNMGYAAAMAWVMLIMIAILTAILFMTSKFWVFYETEKGR, encoded by the coding sequence ATGAGCTTGCGAAATCATCAGAGCTTGAAAGCCAATATGACCGGATATGCGTTTATCAGCCCGTTTATTGTGGGCTTTCTGGCATTTACGTTAATTCCAATGTTTATTTCGCTGTATCTGTCCTTTACCAGCTACAATCTGTTCACCCCGCCCAAATGGATTGGTCTGGGTAACTTCGAAAAAATGTTCACAGGCGATCCTAAATACTGGAATTCGATCCGAGTCACGTTTACGTATGTACTGGTCGGTGTACCGTTGCGACTGATTTTCGCGTTGTTTGTGGCGATGATTTTGAATACCAAGTCACGCATGGTGGGCACCTATCGGACGATGTACTATCTGCCTTCTATTATCGGGGGGAGCGTTGCAGTATCCATCATGTGGCGCAATATTTTCAGTAATGAGGGCATTGTTAACAGCTTGCTTTCGGCCTTGGGGGCAACCCCGGTGAAATGGTTTGGTGATCCGAATGCTTCGCTAATGATGCTAATCACCTTGTCTGTATGGCAATTTGGTTCATCCATGCTTATTTTTCTGGCAGGACTGAAAAACATTCCGCATGAAATGTACGAGGCATCCAGTGTAGATGGCGCTACGCCAGTACGGAAATTTTTCAGTATTACGCTGCCGCTGCTAAGTCCGATCATTTTATTTAACTTGATTATGCAGACGATCAGCGCGTTTATGACCTTCGTTCCGGCCTATGTTATCTCCAAGGGTGAGGGTGGTCCAATGGATGGAACGATGCTGCATTCACTGTATCTGTTCCGGCAGGCGTTTATGTTCAGCAATATGGGATATGCGGCGGCTATGGCTTGGGTCATGCTCATTATGATAGCGATACTGACAGCGATTTTATTTATGACATCCAAATTCTGGGTGTTCTATGAAACGGAAAAGGGGCGCTGA
- a CDS encoding carbohydrate ABC transporter permease, whose protein sequence is MAWKTFKWPIYHILVAALALLMLYPVFWMLFSSFKESRTIFVTASSLFPTEWIWQNYVTGWKGTTGYNFGTYILNSLTIVVISTIGAVLSSSLIAFGFARLKFKGRNLWFALMMVTLMLPGDVVLVPQYIIFTKLGWINTILPLVVPSFFGMPFFIFLMVQFIRTIPAELDEAATIDGCGKFRLYFRIILPLLKSSLATAAIFSFYWKWEDLLGPVLYLNSPEKYTVSIALKMFLDSESASNWGGMFAMSILSLLPVIAVFFAFQKQIVEGMSTSGLKG, encoded by the coding sequence ATGGCATGGAAAACGTTCAAATGGCCAATTTATCACATTCTGGTTGCTGCACTGGCGCTCCTGATGCTGTATCCCGTGTTCTGGATGCTGTTCAGCTCATTTAAAGAAAGTCGGACGATATTCGTCACAGCCTCCTCGCTTTTCCCTACAGAATGGATTTGGCAAAACTATGTAACAGGCTGGAAAGGCACAACTGGTTATAACTTCGGCACATATATTCTAAATTCGCTCACGATCGTAGTGATTTCCACGATTGGCGCTGTGCTTTCCTCCTCATTGATCGCATTTGGCTTCGCACGCTTGAAATTCAAAGGGCGTAACTTGTGGTTTGCTCTGATGATGGTGACGCTGATGCTGCCAGGGGATGTAGTGCTGGTACCGCAATATATCATTTTCACCAAGCTTGGATGGATCAATACAATCTTACCGTTGGTAGTACCATCCTTTTTCGGGATGCCGTTCTTCATCTTTCTGATGGTGCAGTTTATACGCACGATTCCAGCAGAGTTGGATGAAGCGGCGACGATTGATGGATGCGGCAAGTTCCGATTGTATTTTCGAATTATTTTACCCTTGCTCAAATCCTCGCTGGCTACGGCGGCCATCTTCTCTTTCTACTGGAAGTGGGAGGATCTATTAGGTCCGGTATTGTATCTGAACTCTCCAGAGAAATATACCGTATCGATTGCACTCAAAATGTTTCTCGATAGCGAGTCAGCCTCCAACTGGGGAGGAATGTTCGCGATGTCCATCTTAAGCCTGCTACCTGTTATCGCTGTATTCTTCGCTTTCCAAAAACAAATTGTAGAAGGAATGAGCACGAGTGGCCTGAAGGGTTAA
- a CDS encoding D-alanine--D-alanine ligase, which yields MANQKLTVGLVYGGKSGEHEVSLQTAYAVMNAFNYEKYEIIPFYITKAGDWRRGTLLNAPLTTVEQLKLEHAEGGTKAALDTLFGKLYGEQTLDVLFPLLHGTFGEDGTIQGLFEMADMPYVGAGVLASAAGMDKGVMKKLFEHAGLPQVKYCYFNSTQWAQTGHDLVRNIETELGYPCFVKPANLGSSVGISKASNREELEKAVDLALQFDLKVIVEEYVDAREIEVSVLGNDEPIASVPGEIVSSSDYYDYAAKYTDGQSEMLIPAPLDEEVADRIRESALQAFRALEGCGISRADFFVRRSDGHILINEVNTMPGFTPFSMYPLLWRETGVSYVNLLDRMIALALERYERRSALHYENS from the coding sequence ATGGCAAATCAAAAATTAACCGTAGGGCTGGTGTACGGTGGTAAATCGGGCGAACATGAGGTATCGCTGCAAACGGCGTATGCGGTAATGAACGCTTTTAACTATGAGAAATACGAGATTATTCCTTTTTATATTACGAAGGCTGGCGATTGGCGTAGAGGGACGCTGTTAAATGCGCCTCTGACTACTGTAGAGCAATTGAAGCTGGAGCATGCTGAGGGCGGCACCAAGGCGGCATTAGATACGTTGTTCGGCAAGCTGTATGGAGAGCAGACACTGGATGTACTGTTTCCGCTGCTGCACGGCACCTTTGGCGAGGACGGAACGATTCAGGGTCTGTTCGAAATGGCGGATATGCCCTATGTCGGGGCAGGAGTGCTGGCTTCGGCAGCAGGTATGGATAAAGGCGTCATGAAGAAGCTGTTTGAGCATGCAGGATTGCCGCAAGTGAAATACTGCTATTTTAATAGTACACAGTGGGCACAAACCGGTCATGACTTGGTGCGTAACATTGAAACTGAGCTAGGTTATCCTTGCTTTGTCAAACCAGCCAATCTGGGATCAAGTGTCGGTATTTCCAAAGCGAGTAACCGAGAAGAACTGGAAAAGGCTGTAGATCTGGCTTTGCAATTTGATCTGAAGGTGATCGTGGAAGAGTACGTCGATGCCCGTGAGATTGAGGTCAGCGTACTTGGTAATGATGAGCCGATTGCCTCGGTACCGGGTGAAATTGTGTCGTCGAGTGATTACTACGACTATGCTGCCAAATATACCGATGGTCAATCGGAAATGCTCATTCCGGCACCACTGGACGAGGAAGTGGCAGATCGTATCCGTGAATCCGCATTGCAAGCTTTCCGCGCTCTGGAAGGTTGCGGGATTTCCCGTGCAGATTTCTTCGTCAGACGCTCAGATGGACATATCCTTATTAATGAAGTGAATACGATGCCTGGCTTTACACCGTTCAGCATGTATCCATTGTTGTGGAGAGAAACCGGCGTATCCTATGTAAATCTACTGGATCGCATGATTGCTCTTGCACTGGAGCGTTATGAGCGCCGGTCGGCACTTCACTATGAGAACTCATAA
- a CDS encoding sensor histidine kinase, translated as MVLLITVLMLVNFAVVAVILKYVFHIYDNQMYKKTSEVLNISSIGIENELKDVEKVTFKVITDEQLQRYLLQLEKETSPYVKMVLRKKITNRLIAFAGSETYVYSMMVIDKEGQVMSAGNREGIPQELRSTLSELADEYDGSHAWYAAGHSSLLAARQFKSFTDSNFTLNGLGTLAIRVRIDRIVADRVQTSGRDGQLMITDGRRMIYPETPLLSESDIQAELGRKQPYGIATYTGGTFFAAQIKSSYTGWTYLHMTPFDDMFRSITIIKEIVSAIFVIMLLIALALGARLSGSITQPIVQLIQNMRKIEKGDLDRLEEEALGAVPLSTQDEVGLLHRTYKKMIRRIRELINENVAKQLLLRETELKALQAQINPHFLYNTLESVNWLAKANKQDRISEMVEALAFLLRSAVSFEEQLIPLQKELDIVRSYVTIQKTRFDERLVFHLDVPEELMDAQIPKLTLQPLVENAIHYALEPRIEPCRITIVVRESEGALFLRVEDDGPGMTPDFLEKLRSGQITTRGRGIGLANIQERINLTFGTPWGIELHSESGAGTSIHVCIPYVKGDQGRVQGATG; from the coding sequence ATGGTACTGCTGATTACGGTGCTCATGCTGGTTAATTTTGCGGTTGTTGCAGTCATACTTAAATACGTATTTCATATTTATGATAATCAAATGTACAAAAAGACATCCGAGGTACTCAATATTTCTTCAATTGGCATTGAAAATGAACTGAAGGATGTTGAAAAGGTTACTTTTAAGGTAATAACGGACGAGCAGCTTCAGCGTTATTTGCTCCAGTTGGAAAAGGAAACGTCACCTTATGTCAAAATGGTACTGCGCAAAAAAATAACGAATAGGCTTATTGCCTTTGCCGGCTCTGAAACCTATGTCTATTCTATGATGGTAATCGACAAAGAGGGACAGGTGATGAGTGCGGGCAACCGCGAAGGTATCCCCCAAGAGCTTCGATCCACCCTGTCGGAGTTGGCAGACGAATATGACGGCTCTCATGCATGGTATGCGGCAGGCCATTCCTCCTTGCTGGCAGCACGGCAATTCAAATCTTTTACCGATTCCAATTTTACGCTGAACGGGCTTGGAACGCTTGCGATTCGTGTGCGAATTGACCGGATTGTAGCGGATCGTGTGCAGACCTCCGGCCGTGACGGACAGTTGATGATTACAGACGGAAGACGGATGATTTATCCCGAAACACCGCTTTTGAGTGAGAGCGATATTCAGGCAGAGCTTGGGCGGAAGCAGCCTTACGGGATCGCGACCTATACAGGCGGGACCTTTTTTGCTGCTCAAATCAAATCCTCTTATACGGGCTGGACGTATTTACATATGACTCCCTTTGATGATATGTTTCGCAGTATTACGATAATCAAAGAGATTGTAAGCGCTATTTTTGTCATTATGCTGCTTATTGCATTGGCGCTAGGAGCCAGGCTGTCGGGCAGCATTACCCAACCGATCGTTCAGTTGATCCAGAATATGCGTAAAATAGAAAAAGGGGATCTCGACCGTCTGGAAGAGGAAGCGCTTGGAGCGGTCCCCCTTTCCACACAGGATGAGGTAGGCTTACTACATCGGACGTATAAGAAGATGATCCGCCGGATCCGTGAGCTTATTAATGAGAATGTTGCCAAGCAGCTACTGCTGCGGGAAACAGAGCTAAAGGCGCTTCAGGCACAGATAAATCCACATTTTTTATACAATACATTAGAGTCTGTGAACTGGCTCGCCAAGGCCAATAAACAGGATCGGATTTCAGAAATGGTGGAAGCCCTTGCTTTTTTATTACGCAGCGCGGTCAGTTTTGAAGAACAGCTGATTCCGCTTCAAAAAGAGCTGGATATCGTGAGAAGCTACGTAACGATCCAAAAAACACGTTTTGATGAACGTCTCGTTTTCCATCTCGATGTCCCGGAAGAATTGATGGACGCGCAAATTCCGAAGCTAACACTTCAGCCCTTGGTGGAGAATGCAATCCATTATGCGCTGGAGCCGCGTATTGAACCGTGTCGGATCACGATTGTGGTCAGAGAAAGCGAAGGGGCGCTGTTCCTGCGGGTTGAAGATGACGGACCTGGAATGACCCCGGATTTCTTGGAAAAGCTGCGGAGCGGACAGATCACCACCCGTGGGCGGGGGATTGGACTTGCGAATATTCAAGAACGGATTAACCTGACATTTGGTACACCTTGGGGGATAGAGCTGCATAGCGAGTCAGGAGCAGGAACGTCAATTCATGTCTGTATTCCATATGTGAAAGGGGATCAGGGTCGTGTACAAGGTGCTACTGGTTGA
- a CDS encoding amidase domain-containing protein translates to MGEREWKQALFAYVNQYNRSEVNGVPQPDEYLEVGQRMERAARAARLEQWYSERDAVPLRSETRAKPIRIVQDTPDEAVVDVQLHVRLFYEKGGMTHREDRIERERLTFTREGEAWQVTRIERDPAERKPAGGEVPFEQASFNQGGSLPLLNRGVLGFGSSARPSRYRREEAAAYADQWWDSFNPEFEAFDVDCTNYISQCLFAGGAPIHYTGKRESGWWYKGRVAGRELWSYSWAVSNSLERYLGSSSWGLTAEQVSRPEQLMLGDVIFYDWDGDGTFQHSTVVTAFDAGGMPLVNAHTVSSRHRYWDYKNSYAWTDNTVYRFYHIADYF, encoded by the coding sequence ATGGGGGAGCGGGAATGGAAACAGGCCCTTTTTGCTTACGTGAATCAGTACAATCGCAGTGAGGTAAATGGTGTACCACAGCCGGATGAGTACCTGGAGGTGGGCCAGCGAATGGAGCGGGCAGCACGTGCGGCCAGGTTGGAGCAGTGGTACAGCGAACGGGACGCTGTTCCCCTACGCAGCGAGACACGCGCCAAGCCGATACGAATAGTGCAGGATACTCCGGATGAGGCAGTGGTCGATGTACAACTTCATGTGCGGCTCTTTTATGAGAAGGGCGGGATGACTCACCGGGAGGATCGGATTGAACGGGAGCGCCTGACGTTTACACGCGAGGGTGAAGCCTGGCAGGTGACGAGGATTGAGCGTGATCCGGCAGAAAGAAAGCCAGCTGGAGGAGAGGTTCCTTTCGAACAAGCGTCGTTTAATCAGGGAGGAAGTCTGCCGCTGCTAAATCGTGGTGTGCTGGGCTTCGGTTCATCAGCACGCCCCAGTCGATATCGCCGTGAAGAAGCAGCGGCCTATGCAGATCAGTGGTGGGATAGTTTTAACCCGGAGTTTGAGGCTTTTGATGTGGATTGCACCAATTATATCTCGCAGTGCCTCTTTGCAGGTGGTGCACCGATCCACTATACTGGTAAAAGAGAATCGGGCTGGTGGTATAAAGGACGGGTTGCCGGACGTGAGCTGTGGAGTTATAGCTGGGCGGTTTCCAACAGTCTGGAACGGTATTTGGGCTCCAGTTCCTGGGGGTTGACCGCAGAGCAGGTGAGTCGACCGGAGCAGCTCATGCTGGGGGACGTCATTTTTTATGATTGGGATGGTGACGGAACTTTCCAGCACAGCACGGTGGTAACGGCCTTTGATGCTGGCGGCATGCCGCTAGTCAATGCACATACGGTAAGCTCCAGACATCGTTATTGGGACTATAAAAATTCGTATGCGTGGACGGACAATACGGTATATCGCTTTTATCACATCGCCGACTATTTTTAA
- a CDS encoding ABC transporter substrate-binding protein, which produces MGKKGWFLIIAMLLVLTTACSGADGGGNSGTSADGKVKLRIAWWGSDTRHEYTQKVIDLYKQKNPNVTIDVEYASFDDYWKKLAPQAAANQLPDIVQMDISYISQYAKNGQLEDMAPYLNQKIQVADVNENVLKTGIIAGKQYGIPTGVNVLGFQYDPALLKKAGIDKIPDDWTWDQYKELALKAASNKVYFDSSMAADIFFHYYLRTHGKSLYNTEGTGLGYDDDKLFVDFFGGLAELIKKGATPTPEVMNQTKGILEESDIVKGTGIGIWQWSNQYVGLQQVVNRPMALAPMFGPNMEKGVYMQPTMYWAVASRSQVKDEAAKFIDFWMNDVEANKLIKGERGVPISAKIKEAVAPELSEATKQVFEFVASMEPKASPMSPPPPVGSPEVIATLTDYIEQVNFGQMTPEDAAVKFRADANTILANNKQ; this is translated from the coding sequence GTGGGCAAAAAGGGATGGTTTCTGATCATAGCGATGCTGCTCGTTTTGACGACGGCATGTAGTGGAGCAGACGGTGGAGGCAATTCGGGCACAAGTGCAGACGGGAAAGTAAAGTTGCGGATCGCTTGGTGGGGATCGGATACGCGCCACGAATATACGCAGAAGGTTATCGATTTGTATAAGCAAAAAAATCCGAATGTGACGATTGATGTGGAATATGCCTCTTTTGATGACTACTGGAAGAAGCTCGCCCCGCAGGCGGCAGCAAACCAACTGCCGGATATCGTACAGATGGACATTTCGTATATTAGCCAATATGCGAAGAACGGCCAACTGGAGGATATGGCGCCTTACTTGAATCAGAAAATCCAAGTCGCTGATGTGAACGAAAATGTACTCAAAACCGGGATCATTGCCGGAAAGCAATATGGTATTCCAACAGGTGTCAATGTGTTGGGCTTTCAATATGATCCGGCATTGCTCAAAAAAGCGGGCATAGACAAAATTCCTGACGACTGGACATGGGATCAATACAAAGAGCTGGCTTTGAAGGCAGCCTCTAATAAAGTTTACTTTGACAGCTCAATGGCTGCGGATATTTTCTTCCACTACTATTTGCGGACACATGGAAAGTCTCTCTACAATACGGAAGGAACAGGATTGGGGTATGACGACGATAAGCTGTTTGTTGATTTCTTCGGCGGTTTAGCTGAGCTAATTAAAAAGGGGGCGACACCAACTCCTGAAGTCATGAACCAAACCAAGGGAATTCTTGAGGAATCGGATATCGTTAAAGGAACAGGCATCGGCATTTGGCAGTGGTCCAATCAATATGTGGGCTTACAACAGGTCGTTAATCGCCCAATGGCGCTTGCTCCGATGTTTGGACCGAATATGGAAAAAGGCGTGTATATGCAGCCTACAATGTACTGGGCAGTGGCTTCCCGTTCACAGGTGAAGGATGAGGCCGCAAAATTTATTGATTTCTGGATGAACGATGTAGAAGCGAATAAATTGATCAAAGGCGAACGCGGCGTACCGATTTCTGCCAAAATCAAAGAAGCTGTAGCGCCGGAGTTGAGCGAGGCAACGAAGCAGGTGTTTGAATTTGTGGCTTCCATGGAGCCTAAGGCTTCTCCAATGAGCCCGCCGCCGCCGGTTGGATCGCCAGAAGTGATTGCTACTCTGACCGATTATATTGAGCAAGTCAATTTCGGACAGATGACGCCTGAAGACGCAGCGGTCAAATTCCGGGCTGATGCGAATACCATCCTTGCGAATAACAAGCAGTAA
- a CDS encoding response regulator transcription factor, producing MYKVLLVDDERMILEGISQVVDWGKAGTRLVGTARNGIEAYDQIQASPPDFVISDISMPGLDGIGLVAKTTEHFPDVRFILLSGYKDFDYACRAMQYGVKHYLLKPCNERQIHDALTELGQEREEQEERKQFVNRMKLDFQRMLPHVKEHFLKEFISYKTYGSRDIAFYERLFGLELQDKQVRMLLLRVEESHEPEHLFALQNIAGDLMDHVLLSTTMQGQLLIVLESEDDTSRFMKQIEAVRTTFHRFYKLEVTVAVSESDSMQHSRGMYRETLHCMNHRFYTGEGSLITKEDLAAEDTREMADLELDEEKFGLLIKAGNREEVAQEVDRLFGILSRMKLEISVTRSYVLQLYAAMIRICPEEERAAFTSRMVVLAEQKTLACLKSFVQEAAERMTAIYYKSNVYRQSSTVDKMITIIEQNYRKSDLSLNGVAGQMLYMNSDYLGKIFKKVTGENFSHYVNRYRIERAAEHIRETGDVKVFELAEWFGFGGNAQYFSQVFKKWAGMTPSEYIKSYERG from the coding sequence GTGTACAAGGTGCTACTGGTTGATGATGAGCGTATGATTTTGGAAGGCATATCACAGGTGGTCGATTGGGGCAAGGCAGGAACAAGGCTGGTAGGTACGGCGCGTAATGGAATTGAGGCATACGATCAGATCCAGGCGAGTCCGCCTGATTTTGTGATCAGCGATATTTCTATGCCAGGACTGGACGGTATCGGACTCGTTGCCAAAACGACGGAGCATTTTCCAGACGTTCGGTTTATTCTGTTGTCAGGTTACAAAGATTTTGACTATGCCTGTCGGGCTATGCAATACGGGGTGAAGCACTACTTGCTGAAGCCCTGCAACGAGCGGCAAATTCATGACGCTCTGACAGAGTTGGGACAGGAGCGAGAGGAACAGGAAGAACGCAAGCAGTTTGTGAACCGGATGAAGCTTGATTTTCAGCGTATGCTGCCGCATGTGAAGGAGCATTTTTTGAAGGAGTTTATTTCCTATAAAACTTACGGTAGCCGTGATATCGCTTTTTATGAGCGTTTGTTCGGTCTGGAGTTGCAAGATAAGCAGGTTCGAATGCTGCTGCTGCGGGTGGAGGAGTCCCACGAGCCGGAGCATTTGTTTGCTTTGCAAAATATAGCAGGGGATTTAATGGATCATGTCTTGCTCAGTACGACTATGCAAGGGCAGCTGCTAATTGTGCTGGAAAGTGAGGATGACACATCTCGATTTATGAAACAGATTGAAGCGGTACGTACGACATTTCACCGCTTTTATAAGCTGGAGGTGACCGTCGCAGTTAGCGAGTCGGATAGCATGCAGCATTCGCGGGGGATGTACCGGGAGACTTTGCATTGTATGAATCACCGCTTTTACACCGGGGAGGGGAGTCTCATTACGAAGGAGGATTTGGCGGCTGAGGACACCCGGGAGATGGCAGACTTGGAGCTGGACGAGGAGAAGTTCGGTCTGCTGATCAAGGCTGGAAATAGGGAGGAAGTTGCACAGGAAGTGGATCGGCTGTTCGGCATCCTGTCCCGTATGAAGCTGGAAATCTCCGTAACCCGTTCCTATGTGCTACAGCTCTATGCGGCCATGATCCGTATATGTCCTGAAGAAGAGCGTGCGGCGTTCACGAGTCGAATGGTCGTGCTGGCAGAGCAAAAAACACTGGCATGTCTCAAATCTTTTGTACAGGAAGCTGCCGAACGAATGACCGCAATTTATTATAAAAGCAACGTATACCGCCAATCTTCCACGGTGGATAAAATGATCACTATTATTGAGCAAAATTATAGAAAATCCGATCTTTCACTGAACGGAGTGGCGGGGCAAATGCTCTATATGAATTCCGACTACTTAGGGAAAATTTTCAAAAAAGTGACGGGTGAAAACTTTTCGCACTACGTCAATCGTTACCGGATCGAACGTGCGGCTGAGCATATTCGGGAGACGGGAGACGTAAAGGTGTTTGAGCTGGCAGAATGGTTCGGCTTCGGCGGGAATGCGCAATATTTTAGCCAGGTGTTCAAAAAATGGGCAGGTATGACACCGTCCGAGTACATTAAATCATACGAACGGGGATGA